The following nucleotide sequence is from Candidatus Eisenbacteria bacterium.
GTACAGGTCCAGGTCCGTGTCCCTCCCGACCTCGCCAATTTGCAGGAGCTCCGTCTTCTCCGACCGGAGCCGAAGCTCGTCGTGATAGGGCGTGGCCTCGAGAACGGCGTCCCAGCGTGTCGTGACCCGCATGCTGTCCTCGACAATGGACCTGACTACGGACGCACGGACGGGTACTGGCCAACCGAACTCGAGCGTGATGGCGTGGGTGGGCCCAGCCGTACCGAGGCTCAGGAGGCTCGTGAGGAGCATCCCGTTCGTGATGCGTCGGAACAGGCATCGGCGGTCGGTCGCGGACATTTCGGCTCCATTCGGGCGGCGGGAATCGCCCCAGGATCGTTCCGGGTGCCAGCGGTGTCAAGTTCGTCCGATGGCGATATCGTCCCTGCTTCACGAAGGTACATACTGTTCCTGGTGCCATACGGAACCATGGCCACGAGGAGATCATATGTGATGGGTATCGCCCTCATAACGGGGTCCACACGCGGCATCGGCCACGAAGTGGCGCGGCAGCTCGACGCTCAGGGATACCTGGTGATCGCCACCGGGCGAGAGGAGTCCTCGGCAAGCACCGCCGCTTCCAAGGTCAGCGCACGCGCGGTCGGCCTGCCGTTGGATGTCGCGGATCCCGGATCCATCGATGCCGTCGCGCGCGCAATTCGAGACCGCTTCGGGGCCCTCGATGTCCTCGTGAACAACGCGGCCATCCTCCTCGACGAGGGCGTCAGCATCCTCGAGACCTCGCGCGAGGTCTTCGAAGCCACCTGCCGGGCGAACGCGCTGGGGCCGCTCCTCATGACCCAAGCGGTCGCGGATCTGCTCCGGAAATCCAAGGCTCCGCGCGTGGTGAACGTCTCGTCGGGAGCGGGGCAGATCTCCTCGATGACCACCTATGCGCCCGCGTATTCCATCTCGAAGGCCGCGCTCAACGCGATCACCGTGATGCTCGCGGCCGCGCTTCCCGGCGCTCGGGTCAACTGCGTCGATCCGGGATGGGTGCGAACCGACATGGGTGGCGATTCGGCGCCGAGAGACGTCACGAAGGGGGCCGAGACGATCGTCTGGCTGGCGACGCTGCCTGCCGCGGGGCCGACCGGGGGTTTCTTCCACGACCGGAAACGAATACCCTGGTGACTTTAGTCCCGTACCGGCCCGCGTAGAGGAGGACTCGATGTCCGATCCCACGATCGTCCTGGTCCACGGCAATTTCGTCACGAAGAGGAGCTGGGACGGGTGGGTGCGGCGATACGAAGCGAAGGGCCACCGCTGTCTCGCGATCGAGTACCCGTTGCGCGATGAGCCGGTCGAGGTCCTGAGGAAGAGGCATCCCGATCCCGCGACCGGACGGCTCACGCTCGGGGAGGTGCTCGAGCATCACCTGAAGATCCTCCGCGCGCTCCCCGAGAAGCCGATCGTCATGGGCCATTCGTTCGGCGGATTCCTGACGCAGCTCCTGGTCCAGCGGGATGTCGCGGCGGCCGCGGTCGCGATCGACTCGGTGCCGCCCGCGGGCGTCCCGCCGATCCAGCTCTCGGCGCTTCGGTCGCTCTGGCCGGTCTTCAATCCCCTGAAGCCGCGCACGGAGCCCTACTTGATGTCCTTCAAGGAATTCCAGTACGCGTTCGTCCACACACTTCCCCTGGACGAACAGCGGCGGGCGTACGACAAGGAGGTCGTTCCCGAATCGCGCGTTCTCGCATCCGGAGCGCTGTCACCGCTCGGGCGCGTGGATTTCCAGCGCGATCGCGCGCCGCTTCTCTTCATCGCGGGCGAGGTGGACCACATCATGCCCGCCCGGCTCAACCGGACGAACTACGAGCGGTACCGGAGCTCGCCCGCGATCACGGAGTTCAAGGAGTTCCCGGGCCGCACGCACTACCTCATCGCGGAGCCACGGTGGGAGGAAGTCGCCGACTTCGCGCTCGACTGGGCGCTGGGTCAGGTCCGGGCGTTCCCGAAGCTCGACACCGCCTCCCGTATCTGAGGCTTGCCGGCGCCGGTCAAGGCGTC
It contains:
- a CDS encoding alpha/beta hydrolase — its product is MSDPTIVLVHGNFVTKRSWDGWVRRYEAKGHRCLAIEYPLRDEPVEVLRKRHPDPATGRLTLGEVLEHHLKILRALPEKPIVMGHSFGGFLTQLLVQRDVAAAAVAIDSVPPAGVPPIQLSALRSLWPVFNPLKPRTEPYLMSFKEFQYAFVHTLPLDEQRRAYDKEVVPESRVLASGALSPLGRVDFQRDRAPLLFIAGEVDHIMPARLNRTNYERYRSSPAITEFKEFPGRTHYLIAEPRWEEVADFALDWALGQVRAFPKLDTASRI
- a CDS encoding SDR family NAD(P)-dependent oxidoreductase, which translates into the protein MGIALITGSTRGIGHEVARQLDAQGYLVIATGREESSASTAASKVSARAVGLPLDVADPGSIDAVARAIRDRFGALDVLVNNAAILLDEGVSILETSREVFEATCRANALGPLLMTQAVADLLRKSKAPRVVNVSSGAGQISSMTTYAPAYSISKAALNAITVMLAAALPGARVNCVDPGWVRTDMGGDSAPRDVTKGAETIVWLATLPAAGPTGGFFHDRKRIPW